The sequence TAGGGCGTCGCCATCCGGATGCGCGCGGAGGCCTTGTTCGCCGGATGCGCGGTGTGCGCGAACGGAAAGCGCACCTTGTACTGGCCGTATTCGTCGAGCTCGGCGAGCTTGCCGCCGCCCTCGCCGTCGACGATCGCGCTGACGACGCCCGCCGCGCGCGGCTTGGGCGTCGTGCGCGGCGGCCGGTACTGGAGGTCGGCGGCAATCGCCTCGAACTCGGCGCGGTAGATGGGCTCGCCCGGCGTCGCGCCGAACGGCGCGTCGAGATCGGGAAACAGCAGGTGTGCCTGCGAGCCGCGATGCGTGAGCGCCGTCACCAGATAGCGGCCGTCGAAATCCTCGCGGTAGTGGCCCGACAGCGCGAAGAAGCGGCCGGCGCGCAGCCCGGCCGCGGTCGATTCGCCGGCGAATCGGCGCCCTTCGCAGACGAGCGCCTCGGCGCGCAGCTTCGCGTAGCGCTGCCCTTCGTCCTTCGTGTGGAAGTGCTCGTCGCTCGACACCCGCTCGCCGACGCCGTCGCGCGCCACGCGCTCGCGGACTTCGAGCGAGAGCTCCGCCTTGCGGTGGTTGAAGTCGCGCAGCACGACTTCGCGCGGCAGCGGCGTCGCCCGGCATGTGAACGCCTGCACGCGGTCCGCTTCGATGCCCGCGTCGAGGCTGGTCGCGGGTAGGTAGCGCAGCGCGAGATCGTCGGCGGGGCCGGGCTGATGGCGGCGGTCGTCGACGATCACGAGCGTTTCGTGCCGGCCGTCATGCTCGAAGTAGTAGTAGAGGCCTTCCTTCTCCATCCAGCGCGACACGAAATCGAGATGGCTCTCGTCGTATTGGCAGACGAAGCTGCGCTTGCGGTAGCCGCCGCCGTGCCGCATGCGGAAATCGCGGCTGCCGAACGAGGCGGCGCGCAGCACGCGCTTGACGATGTCGGGAATCGTCTGCTCGTTCAGATAGACGTCCGACGCCTTGTACAGCGATAGTCGCCAGAGGCGCGGCACGAGCGTCGCGCGATAGACGGTGAAGTCGCGAAAGCGTTTCTTCTGCTCGAATTCGGCGAGCACGCCGGCATAGCGGGTGGTGCCGGCCTCGCCGAACGGCGGCAGGATCGCGAGCGTCGCCCCGCGGCTCAGCATCTTCGCGAAGTCGATCCGCAACTGCCTGCTCACGAGCGTGATCTCGAACCGGTACGGCTGCGAGATCGCGTCGCGGCCGTTGATGTCGACGACGTCGAATGTCGCGGGGTCGTACGCGTCGCTCGCGAACGTGAAGCGTCGCGCGTTCGCGGACGGCGCGGCGTTCGCGCGCGACGCGGGCGCATCGTGGCGGGGGGACGAAGGCATCGGGAACTCCTGGTCGGCGAGGGGCGTCAGCGTGCGTTGGGTGCGTTGGGTGCGTTGGGTGCGTTGGGTGCGTTGGGTGCGTTGGGTGCGTTGGGTGCGTTGGGTGCGTTGGGTGCGTTGGGTGCGTTGGGTGCGTTGGGTGCGTTGGGTGCATCGACCGCATCGACCGCATCGACCGCGTCGATCGCGTCGATCGCATCAGACGCATCGCTCCGGTCCCGTGCATCGGAGTCGGCCGGCGCGTCGTTCGAGACGACGAAGCGGCCGCCGGCGTCGATGGCGACGCGAATCGCAGGCATCGGCGCCGCGTTGCCCGCGCACACGAGCACGTGCTGCGCGAGCGCGGGCAGCACGTGGCGCTGCAGGATGAAATCGACGTTGCGCGCGCCCGATTCGACTTCGGTGCAGCGCGCGGCGACGTGCGCGACGACGGCGTCGTCGTAGACGATGCGCGTCGCGTGCTGCGCGGCGACGCGCGCCGCGATGCGCTCGAGCTTCAGCCGCGCGATGTCGGCGAGCGTATCGGGCGCGAGCGGCGCATACGGAATCTCGGTCATCCGCGCGAGCAGCGCCGGCTTGAAATGGCGCGACAGCGCCGGGCGCACCGCCGCGCGCATCGCGTCCGGATCGGGCCGCGCGCCGCGCGCGGCGATGTCGGCGATGATGTCCGCGCCGAGATTCGACGTGAGGAAGATCACCGTGTTCGCGAAGTCGACCTCCTTGCCTTCGCCGTCGGACAGCGAACCCTTGTCGAACACCTGGTAGAACAGGTTCAGCACGTCGGGGTGCGCCTTCTCGACTTCGTCTAGCAGCACGACCGAATAGGGCCGCTGGCGCACCGCCTCGGTCAGCATCCCGCCCTCGCCGTAGCCGACGTAGCCCGGCGGCGAGCCGATCAGGCGGCTCACGTCGTGCCGCTCCTGGAATTCGCTCATGTTGACGACGACGATCGAGCGCTCGTCGCCGAACAGCGCATCGGCGACCGCGAGCGCGGTCTCGGTCTTGCCGGTGCCCGACGGCCCCGCGAGCAGGAACACGCCGAGCGGGCGGCGCGGATCGTGGACGCCGGCCGCGCCCGCCTTCACGGCTTCGGAGATCTGTTCGATCGCGTGATCCTGGCCGCGGATGCGGCGGCGCAGCGTATCGGCGAGCCGCAGCATCACGTTCGCGCGATCGCGGCGCAGCTTGCCGGCCGCGATGCCGGTCCAGTCGGCCACGACGTCGGCGATCGCGTCCGGATCGACGTCGATTCGCACGAGCGGCGTGTCGCGCTGCGCGTGCTCGAAGCGGCGCGTCGCTTCGGCGAGCGCACGAGCCGCGCGCTCGCGCGCGTCGGCGTGCGGCGCGCGCAGAGGAGGCCGCGCCCGCGCATCCGGGTTCGGGGCGACGCGCGCGCACGTCCCGGCGGGCATGCGTGCGTCGGCGTCGCGGGCGCTCGAGCCGGTTTCGGCATCGGCAGGGGCGGCGTCGGCCGCATCGGCCATCTTGGCGACATCGGCGATATCGGAAACGTCGGCACTATCGGCGAGCTCGCCGGCATGGGCCGTTCCGGTCGTTCCAGCCGCATCCGTTGCAGCCGTTGCATCCGCCGCCGCCCGGCACGCGCGGCGTGCGTCGACGAGCGCCTGCGCGGCGTCGCGCTGCGCCGCCCACGCGTCGCGCAGCGCGCCGGCGCGCGCGGACAGCGCGGCGAGCTCGCGATCGATGTCGGCGACGCGCGGCGTATCCGGCGCGCAGCGCTCGGCCAATTCGTCGCGCAGCGCGCGCCGCTCGCGCTCGAGCGCCTGGATCGCGCGCTGCGCGTCCTCCAGCGCGGCGGGCTTGGTCTGCTGGCGCACCTTCACGCGCGCGCACGCGGTGTCGAGCAGGTCGATCGCCTTGTCCGGCAACTGCCGGCCGGTGATGTAGCGCGCCGACAGCTCGGCCGCGGCGACGAGCGCGTCGTCGCGGATCGTCACGCCGTGCGCGTCCTGATAGCGCTCCTTCAGCCCGCGCAGGATCATCACCGACGTCGCGACGTCCGGGCTGTCGAGCTTCACCGGCTGGAAGCGCCGCGCGAGCGCCGCGTCCTTCTCGAAATACTTCTTGTATTCGCTCCACGTGGTGGCTGCGATCGTGCGCAGCTCGCCGCGCGCGAGCGCGGGCTTCAGCAGGTTCGCCGCGTCGGACGCGCCCGCCGCGCCGCCCGCGCCGATCAGCGTGTGCGCTTCGTCGATGAACAGCACGAC is a genomic window of Burkholderia mallei ATCC 23344 containing:
- the tssH gene encoding type VI secretion system ATPase TssH, with amino-acid sequence MLLVDLKPLIEQLNPYCRNALESAVGACVARRHDDVAVEHLLARLCDEPSADVALLLRACGADAARLRRQADAALDARPAGDGGRPAFAPSLLALLQDAWLIASLELGDTHIRSAAVLAAAVARAARQPSPGGDDVLQSLRKDALVARFASGACARSIESRASGALDAAPGEASDTRDASSAIARYCEDFTAKARAGGIDPVFGRDAEIRQIVDILARRRKNNPVCVGEPGVGKTAVVEGLALRIAEGDVPATLRGATLLGLDLGMLQAGASVKGEFEQRLKRVIAEIRASQTPVVLFIDEAHTLIGAGGAAGASDAANLLKPALARGELRTIAATTWSEYKKYFEKDAALARRFQPVKLDSPDVATSVMILRGLKERYQDAHGVTIRDDALVAAAELSARYITGRQLPDKAIDLLDTACARVKVRQQTKPAALEDAQRAIQALERERRALRDELAERCAPDTPRVADIDRELAALSARAGALRDAWAAQRDAAQALVDARRACRAAADATAATDAAGTTGTAHAGELADSADVSDIADVAKMADAADAAPADAETGSSARDADARMPAGTCARVAPNPDARARPPLRAPHADARERAARALAEATRRFEHAQRDTPLVRIDVDPDAIADVVADWTGIAAGKLRRDRANVMLRLADTLRRRIRGQDHAIEQISEAVKAGAAGVHDPRRPLGVFLLAGPSGTGKTETALAVADALFGDERSIVVVNMSEFQERHDVSRLIGSPPGYVGYGEGGMLTEAVRQRPYSVVLLDEVEKAHPDVLNLFYQVFDKGSLSDGEGKEVDFANTVIFLTSNLGADIIADIAARGARPDPDAMRAAVRPALSRHFKPALLARMTEIPYAPLAPDTLADIARLKLERIAARVAAQHATRIVYDDAVVAHVAARCTEVESGARNVDFILQRHVLPALAQHVLVCAGNAAPMPAIRVAIDAGGRFVVSNDAPADSDARDRSDASDAIDAIDAVDAVDAVDAPNAPNAPNAPNAPNAPNAPNAPNAPNAPNAPNAPNAPNAR